CTTCAACCGGATCAGGACTTCATTCCGACGCAGTGGGCCAGGCGTGAATGGTGGATCGTAGGATGCAGATTCAACTCCGCTGGATTCCGGTGAGTCGTCGGCAGTGAGGCCTTTCGATTCCATCCAGGCTCGGAGCTTGGTCTCGGATTCTTTGGCGAGCTTTTTGTCGAGCCGGCCGGAGAATCGAAGGACTGCGAAACGACCGCCAGATCGTTTGCGAACGTCAACGTCGGGACCGGTGGGCGACGGGACGCCTTCGACGGCTACTTCCTTCGGCATCACGAATCCCATTTGAACTTCCGAATCCGCTTTGTCGTTCTCCATGAACACGGGCGTCGTCATGGAAATCTTCTGTTCGGACTCGTTCGCGCCCGAGATGTAGCGGAACAGTTTCATGAAACTGCCGTCGCGACCTTGGGCGTCGATCTTGGTGGACGTCGCAACCATCATTAGGTCAGGGTATTCGCGGACTTCAAAGTTGCCGTCCGACTCGATGACCTTGTATTCGGCTGATTCGTAGCCGGCTCGAGTGGACTTGTTGAACACAAACACCCCGATCGCGACCAATACCGCGATACTGAAGAAATACACCATTCGTTTACGCATCATCCATTCACCCAACGAAAACCCGCAGCGACGATTCGGAAATCGGATCGTACACTGTAGAAGGATAGATGCCTGGCAAGGAGGGCCACCATTGTTGCTCGGCGGTCCTCCGCCGAGCTGATCACGGTGGAGACCACCGTGCCACTATCAGTTGTTCCAGGTGATCGAGAACTGCAGGACGCTCGCGATCGTGACCCAGATCAGGTACGGGATTTGAGCGAATGCGATCCAGCGGTGGTGAGGCCAGATGGCTTTCATGGCCCAGAGGATCGTGATCCAGACGATGGCGATGTCGAGGGCGGCGAGGGGGAGGTTTCGCAGGCCGAACTGGATCGGGGTGAAGGCGATGTTGGTGATCAGGTTGATCGCGAAGGGAATCGCGACTGGCCACGGGATCTGCTTGCGGGCGACTCGGTAGAAGACGTATCCGAATGTGATCAGGATGATCGGGTAGAGGAGTTGCCAGACCAGACCGATCGTCGACGGCTCGGGAGTCCAAGTCGGTTTATCGAGGGCGTCGTACCAGTCTCGCCAAGTCATGTTGGGAAGCTTGAAGAGTGAAGTTTGAAATGAAGAAAACGGGTTACGAATATCGCTTGGTGAGCGGGCACCGACTCCTTCACGCTTTTTACTGGCCCGAGACTGCTCGCTCAATCTCGGCTGGAGTTGGCTCGGTTCCTGCTCGGGGCTTGGACATGAACTTCAGCACTCGTGCATGCAACTTTTCCCGATCGACATTGCCTAGCCGATCGCCCATCATCGCGAGCGTCTCGGTCTGAGCGATCGTGGCAGCAAGCGTTGCGTTGATGTAACTGTTTAACGAAACGCCTTGTTTGCTGGCCAACTCTTGTGCCTTTGCTTTGAGGTCATCTCGCATTCGCAAGGAAAGCGTTGCCATGATCAATTCTCCAGGTCATAAAGTGTTGTGAATTCAAGCGGAGTCATTACGTCCCATCCGTGCTTGACGAGATCCAGGTGCGAAAAATCGCGAACGTTATACGTGACGATGATCGCGGTTGCGGCGATAGCGGCCTCGATAAATTTGTTGTCCGCTTCATCAAGCAGGTTCGGTCGCCAACTGAAATGGAGTTGCGTTTGGTGTGAAAGCGAAATGAGATCCAATATCAAATCAGCGTTCTGCTTCACCGTCAGTCCAGTCAGCTTCCTAACCGGCGGACGCCCCAACACGTCTGCATACTCAGCCACAATGCCCTCGGTGAGCATGAGCTGAATTTGACCGTCGAGCACAGCCATCAGAACGCGGTAAGCCAAGCTACCTGCATGTCGACACGCTCCTGCGATCAATACCTTCGTATCAAGAACGATGGGAGGACAGGCGTTTTCCAACTTTGATTCTCGAATGCAGCCGCGGCAGGTGATACCACATTGTGCTACAAGGGTTCCCTTCCGTCAAGCGGATTTTGCTGGCGAGTTGCAGTGCATGCGGTGCCACTGACTCTGGGAAGTCGGTCGCGGACAACGCTCGCTCGCGAATGACGCGATAACGCGCGGGTGAAAACCGGGTTATGAAGTCGTGGTATTTCGCAGTGTGCGGGCACCTGCGAAGTGAGCGGCTTGAAGAACCGTGGCTAACGGGCAAACGGCTAATTTGAGGATGCGTTTACCACTTTTTTGTGGGAGGGCGGGTAGAGTTTCTTTGTGGATAACTTTGTGTGGAGAGACCTTTTGAAAGGAGTTCGGTTCGCTCAACTTGAATCTGGCATGTCGGTTTAATCCGACCGCCGGGTTATCGAATCAGCCGACGTTGGTCTTCATGACTGACGCCGGCTTTTTTCGTGCTTTACCGCAGTCCTGGCAAGGACTTACGTCGACGCTGGCCCGCGAAAGTTCTCTCGGAGTGTCTCTGGAAAAGTACTATCGGCCTGCCACCAAAACGGACTCTGGGCCGATCTCGGCCAAAGGTCTCTGTTGTCTCTGTACGATGCAGACCTCCAGGTTATGAAGTCCCGGAGTGCTCTCCGGAGAAAGTGGTCAACGTTCCTAGAGTCGTGCTAGACGGAGACGTCCGATACAAAACCATTTTCCTAGATTCCAAAAATCTCAACTCACCTTCGAGACATCCGATATGCAAGTCAAAGACGCCATCTTCAATCGCCGAGCCATCAAGCACTTCGACGCCGACCACAAAATGTCGGCGGCCGAGGAAAAAGAGCTGCTCGAAAACACCATCCAGGCTCCGACCAGCTTCAACATCCAGCACTGGCGGTTCGTCATCCTGCGTGATCCCGAGCTCCGAGCGAAAATCCGAAAAGACTTTGGCAACGACCAAGCCCAGGTGACTGACGCCTCGCTGCTGGTTCTGTTCACCGCCGACATGAAGGCATGGCAGAAAGAGCCGTCGCGTTACTTTGCGAACGCGCCAAAGGAAGTGGCCGAAATGTTGGTCAACTGGATGGGACCATTCCCCAGTGTCAATTGAACTCGGGGCCGCGAGTGGCTCCAACGCGACGAAGCCCAGCGTTCGATCGGCATCGCGATGCAAACCATGATGTTGGCCGCCCAAGGCATGGGCTATCAATCCTGCCCGATGATCGGCTTC
The Rubripirellula reticaptiva DNA segment above includes these coding regions:
- a CDS encoding TspO/MBR family protein, translated to MTWRDWYDALDKPTWTPEPSTIGLVWQLLYPIILITFGYVFYRVARKQIPWPVAIPFAINLITNIAFTPIQFGLRNLPLAALDIAIVWITILWAMKAIWPHHRWIAFAQIPYLIWVTIASVLQFSITWNN
- a CDS encoding putative toxin-antitoxin system toxin component, PIN family; amino-acid sequence: MENACPPIVLDTKVLIAGACRHAGSLAYRVLMAVLDGQIQLMLTEGIVAEYADVLGRPPVRKLTGLTVKQNADLILDLISLSHQTQLHFSWRPNLLDEADNKFIEAAIAATAIIVTYNVRDFSHLDLVKHGWDVMTPLEFTTLYDLEN
- a CDS encoding SOUL family heme-binding protein; this translates as MRKRMVYFFSIAVLVAIGVFVFNKSTRAGYESAEYKVIESDGNFEVREYPDLMMVATSTKIDAQGRDGSFMKLFRYISGANESEQKISMTTPVFMENDKADSEVQMGFVMPKEVAVEGVPSPTGPDVDVRKRSGGRFAVLRFSGRLDKKLAKESETKLRAWMESKGLTADDSPESSGVESASYDPPFTPGPLRRNEVLIRLK
- a CDS encoding toxin-antitoxin system HicB family antitoxin, with protein sequence MATLSLRMRDDLKAKAQELASKQGVSLNSYINATLAATIAQTETLAMMGDRLGNVDREKLHARVLKFMSKPRAGTEPTPAEIERAVSGQ